One Primulina huaijiensis isolate GDHJ02 chromosome 5, ASM1229523v2, whole genome shotgun sequence DNA segment encodes these proteins:
- the LOC140977052 gene encoding autophagy-related protein 18d-like, which produces MTVHSSTMTSSVSTSRGIFPPAGYGGHDASISVVSGPLIQSDSEFHDNDDTELYSVSWNQDYGCFAAGTSHGFRIYNCDPFKETFRRDLKSGGFKIVEMLFQCNILALVGSKANAQYPPNKVILWDDHQSLCICEFSFRSEVRAVKLRRDRVVIVLEHKIYVYNFMDLKLLRQIETLANPRGICCLSHHLNTSVLACPGLRRGQIRIEHFGLNMTKLIDAHDSKISCLTLTMDGLLLATASMRGTLIRIFNTMDGTRLQEVRRGVDKADVYSIALSPNVQWLAVSSDKGTVHLFSLRVRVVGEDSSIDSAAATSLFSQNSSNSLEPLISPSTGANPGSSLSFMKGVLPKYFSSEWSFAQLHLPECTQFIAAFSSQNSVIIVGMDGSFHRCSFDPANGGLMVQQECIKFLKTETRPRSS; this is translated from the exons ATGACTGTTCACTCATCTACCATGACATCTTCTGTTTCAACATCTAGAGGGATATTTCCACCTGCAGGATATGGCGGTCATGATGCATCTATAAGCGTGGTTTCTGGCCCTCTTATCCAGTCTGATTCGGAGTTCCATGACAATGATGACACAGAGTTATATTCCGTGTCATGGAATCAGGATTATGGTTGCTTTGCCGCTGGCACGAGTCATGGCTTTCGTATATACAATTGTGATCCTTTCAAAGAAACCTTCAGGCGTGATCTAAAAAGTGGTGGATTTAAGATAGTTGAAATGTTGTTTCAATGCAATATTTTAGCTCTTGTTGGTAGTAAGGCCAATGCTCAATACCCTCCAAATAAAGTTATTTTATGGGATGATCATCAAAGCCTGTGCATCTGTGAATTTTCCTTCAGATCTGAGGTTCGTGCAGTTAAACTAAGACGGGATCGTGTTGTCATTGTTCTTGAGCACAAGATATATGTTTATAATTTTATGGATCTGAAACTTCTTCGTCAAATAGAGACCTTGGCAAATCCCCGGGGAATTTGCTGCCTGTCACATCACCTTAATACATCTGTGTTGGCTTGCCCAGGTCTGCGACGAGGACAGATTCGGATAGAACATTTTGGTCTGAATATGACAAAATTAATCGATGCTCATGATTCTAAGATTTCTTGTCTGACCTTGACCATGGATGGGCTACTTCTTGCCACTGCAAGCATGAGAGGCACTCTGATaagaattttcaacacaatgGATGGAACTCGATTACAGGAG GTACGCAGGGGGGTAGACAAAGCAGATGTATACAGTATTGCTTTATCCCCAAATGTACAATGGTTGGCCGTCTCGAGTGACAAAGGTACCGTTCACTTATTTAGTCTCAGGGTGCGGGTGGTGGGTGAGGACAGTTCAATTGATTCCGCTGCTGCTACGAGTTTGTTTAGTCAGAATTCTTCAAACTCCCTTGAACCCCTAATTTCTCCAAGTACTGGTGCTAATCCTGGCTCATCATTATCTTTCATGAAAG GGGTTTTACCTAAATATTTCAGCTCTGAATGGTCATTTGCTCAGTTACACTTGCCAGAATGTACTCAATTCATTGCAGCTTTCAGTTCTCAGAACTCTGTCATTATCGTCGGCATGGATGGAAG TTTCCACAGGTGCAGCTTCGATCCGGCCAATGGAGGGTTGATGGTGCAGCAAGAATGTATCAAATTTCTCAAAACTGAAACCAGACCTCGATCGAGCTAA